The Schistosoma mansoni, WGS project CABG00000000 data, supercontig 0203, strain Puerto Rico, whole genome shotgun sequence DNA segment TCTTCATTAAATAGTACTACGTAATATCTGTATTTTAAGTTGAGAAGTGGACGTTTTGGTAGGACAACAATCCCAAGGACTTAGAGGAAGAAATGATCATCTCTAGCAGAATGTCTACGacaaaatcaaataaaagtgATGAAAGCTTACAATCCTATTAAACATcacaaaatgttttaaattgtGATGACAGTTCTCTATGAACTCTTAGTAGAATTTTAGTAGTAGAGCTTATGATTCttcaaaataaagaatattttcttttcgacgaaataatTTACTTATGTTGTACATTCGTATCTatagttgtttttttaatatataagtCTGTAAGaagatagaaaagattgcattgtAGAGCGATTTGAGATTTCAAACATCAAATGAGGTTGCGTAGTAATCAAGGGGTTAGAGAAGAATGGGAGGATGTAGCGATTACTTTTAAACGCATCTAACAACATTACCCGGTGTAGCTTTTAAGAAAGGAATACAAAACAATTACCAATTCAATGCAGTAGTATCTAGTCAAATCTGGACACGTCGCTCCAAAGGAGTCTTCCTTCAAAATAATCTACACATTTAAAGGAACTAGGCCGAAGTGAGGCTGAATCAAAAACTTATGCACTTCTGAGGCGTAGGAGATCCACTagttcaagcctgaactttgtgTGCGAAAACGATACGTCCAACCTCTTTTACTTTCTTGGGACTAATTCCTTTCCGCAGTATGTTCTagtcttgttttatttttattattgcttTGCGATTTAAAAccgtaatcagttattattttattttaacaaattttcatgctcattatttagttattattatgactataGTGTTCTTCATTTTTTCTTCATATCCTTTTATTCTTCTCTTATCCCTTGATTATTGTGCAAACTCATCTGATAATACGAGTCtcaaatcaatttatgatgcaatcttttctatcccTCTATAGATAATATTTACCACACAACTATAAATAAGAATGTACAACTTAAGCAAACGGTTTTGTCGAAAAGAAAACTCTCTCCACTAAATTctctatatttttatttaatgacACACcgggttattttaattattcgaAGGATATTTGTTGATTGATGGTATTTTACCAGCATTTTATTAGTATTTTCCGTCTCGTATGCTTTTGGAATTACTCTACATTTGCTTTTACGATATCGTCATACAACGGAGGGAGGGTGGTACAATTTAGCATTCAGTTTATCGAAAAGATACATGAAATGgtgtttatttgaatttcagtAGATCCTTCCTGCTAGTTATACAAAGACACTTATCGAAACTCTATTTCACAGAAAGGAAAAAATAGTACTCCGGATACACTAGAAGTCAGATTAGTGAACGTTAAAAATTGCCTTATGAAAAAAGAGTATCCAAGGAAATTTATTGAGAAATAAAGGAAACGTTAGGACAAAATACCTAAAGAAACTACAGTAGACAATAAACTTATTATCAACTTGGATTCAGAAGTGATGGTGTTGCAGGGACAATAAACAAGATTAAAAACTACACTGACCAGTGCATCTCCTGGAGCCAAGCCTATTATCTTGTATGAAACAATATGTTCTTTACTCCAATCGACGATCGATAGGTAATCCTTTCAAGTTACCGCAAACTGGGAATATAAATTAACATGTACCTGCTAAATCGATTACATTGGTAGAAAAGAAAGAAGGCCCTACTTTTGGATCCAAGAATATATCCTAAAGTCTCAGATCAATAGGATTATAGGGTTTCAGCACTGTAACTTATAAACATCTCTTTAACGCAGAGCATCAAGTTGATATATTGAAATCTTTCAGAATCATCAATCGACAGTTAGATTTCGTTCCTTTCAAATGTGCCAAAGTCATAGCCACCAAACACCTAAAGCTGGGATTATGCTTAAAAAACAGTTATAGTTCTTTGCTTATTATGTCGACTTTATTGTCAGTTTGTTACAGCATTCTTATCATATTTGCTAGCTCACTCTGATTGCATCACTTCTTTCACGTTCACAATGTTGCATTTAATTGACTGATCTCAACTCGTTTAATTCTTGATTTCTATCAATTTGTGTCTTCATTAcataatcaatcaattatcttaGCTCTATGATCTCTTTTTACTATTTCTGATAATCCAGAATCTCCCAcatattgtatttatttacaaCACTTTATATGTCTTCAATCTCAGTACTCCACCATGACGATAGGTGTCCAATTTTACTGTTATAAGCATGTAAACTTTCCGATGACTTTGATTTCAAAATAttataggttgtaagcagctaatGAGAACTTAACTAAATAAGGCGATTTCATGTTATCTTGCTTAGTTCTTAATTTATGTTATCTTCAGGATAATAAAGGGGACTAGGTGTATGATATCTGACTTTGTTGTATCAAGTTTTCATTTTCAACTCCTCTGAGAGGATGTGTCTCTAAAATTCAGATAACGAGCGCTTTGCTAGATTCACTAAGCATTGGCTTACCATCCCTTCAACTGTTTGTGAGTTAATAATCAACTCTGAAGCTCATATTGccatgttgatgatggtttggtATCTTTATGTTCAAGACAATTCCACGCAGTCTACACTCAATGAATCCAGAGTAGAAATTAATAAAAGGAAGAAAATCATATATTAAGTAGTCAATAAGATGAACATCTGTTTGTCCAATCTCAATGACTGCACATCAATATAACAATCACTAACAAATATAACTGAAGAAGACACTCAGTACAAAAAGTTATTTGGAGTTGAATGAAAATAGTTCACGTTTTGCGACAAATAGTAATAAAGTTTGTCTTTGACGCTTTGAAAAGTGGAGTAAAGTGAAGATTTGTTATGATTGTCTGAAAAAAGGATTACATCTGaaacttattttcattaatGTCAATCGTACCGTTCTGCATAATGAACGAGAGTACGAAGTGGATAGTCGATAAATCTGCGGAGATGATGTGTTTAAAGCTTCTCACCTAAATCCCTAAGCGTTCATAAGGAAAACTTCTGTATGTTATTACGGTCTTTATGTCGTCGATATCGAGCGATATAATCAGTATTTTAATCTAGACATTAATCACTTTAGAAAAGAGCTGATTTTGGCAAATAACTTATGCTGCTGAAGATGTTGCGAAACACCACAATAAGACAAGACATAAAATGCTCTTATTTCCAATAAAAAAACATATGAACGTTATACATAACTATGAAATACAATTCACAAAGACAATAAGtaaagtatttttaaaaaacacGTACTTCGAAAACTCAAATGATAGTTATCACAATCAAAAGTATTATGAATTTAGAAAGAAATTGACTGCTTACAATAATAGACTGGAATGTATTCGAAAAAAAGCGAAAACGACACCTGTCTTATCCACAAGAGTTTCAGGGTTCTTGAAAGAAAAACTTGCTTCTGGAGAAATATGACAACATGACATAACTCCTAAGAAATAAATGGACTACTTGAGTAAAATATAGTTATAATTCCTATAAAAGTTGTAAATAATCTTCATTGTGTATAATGTGGGATATTGATTTAGATTTAGCCATAATGATGCAGAAATATTGACGAACACAACAACCACATAGGAGAAACTGAATAACGATATTATTCGATCAGTTTTCTTCCGTAAATTTACCACAGCATAGGACATTTAAAAGACTGAAGGTTTCTCAACAATATTAGGGAAAAGATTATTTTAATGGCTTCACATTCAAGCAACGGAATCCGGTTTATTAATACCGGTTTTAAGCCTAAGTAATCTAGATGAAAGAGAATTCGAATGTGAAATCTTTGAATTGGTACCTTTAACTTTTGGAATAAACTTTTGTCTGCTATTtaatatattattttgttttaataattgaCGATCTGCATAAGCATCCATGAGCACATCTTCATCACTATTGTGATTACCTTCATTATCACCTGATACTTCATCTTCATCAACATAATCTTCAAGTTCTTGCTCAGCAAAATAGTCTGGACCATCACTGTTTCTTAGAAgtggtcgaaaaccagcctgtttatttttctttgaatTTTGTTTAGATGACCATCGTGAATAAATACCATTCGCAGATATTTTTGGTGAGACTGCGAAAACTTTATTACTTTCACGTTTATTTCTTCTCATATTACCACTTGATTTGCGTTTGCACCAGCACAAACGTATACAACCGAGTAATAAGAGAACAAATACAATGAATAATAGAAATGAAAGACCAGATAATTGATATGGTGTTAATGTATGTAGTTTCCATATGTAACGACCCTCTATACCAACAAGTTCAACAAGATCATTTCTTTGTTCTAAACCAGTGAAACCTGAATATCGatcaatatataaaataataaaataaatatattgaaataatcattaaaagtaacattaattacaaaatatttaaaaatggaTACCATAGAAGTAAATGAAATTATAATTGCAAATAACTTCCCACGATATGTACTTATAAACTACATTAATCTATATGTGAGTAgatttttcataattttataaaaatctCCTCATTACAAATTCAACATAGGCATAAACACAAAAGGATACAGTAATCTGTGGCTTTTCATTTGTAAGTACAAGaatgttttcaaaaaaatgAGTTATATTCATGATCCTCAATCTCATAAGAGAGCAAAGTTGGTGAGATTTACATCTAAATGCCTCTTAACAAGTACCACTACAACGACGAGTTCACCTAACAAACTTGTAACTAACTATAGCTCAGTAGTTACCGAATCAGTCGAGCTGATAGTTCTCACTAATAGccaataaaaattatttcagaGTAACAAGACGAGACAAAGGCTATCTATGAACACTGTATTTAATAACAAGCTAATCCGATTTAGAGCTGTAGACGattgtatttttctatttaGTAGTCTAAATGTATCATGCTTATGGTGAAAAACAAAAGGATAAGTTTCGTATTCCTCATAGGTGTTCAGTATTGAGGAGTTCCAAGTCACTGGGAACCTGCTAAGAGGTTTTAAATGATTTGCAACTTTTTTTCAAATGGTATCAGTTTATGGTAAGTAAAGAAACTTGTGAATCTCTATCAAACATTCAAGTGAagcttaaataaaataatcattggAATTAAGACAAATCAAAACAACAAATCGACAAACGCGTTTCAATAATCTAAAAATGCTTAAAACATGGCTAAGCTATgtaaatatttatagtttttttatcACGCCTTTGTCTAGAAATAATTTCGAATTTAGTCGCTTTAAACGATTGATATTGTTTAGGGATTTCAGTATTATAAGAGCTGTTGTGCCCACTGAAGTATTCTTGATGACTGATCCAAGAATCGCTTTTAAAACTAACTCGTAGTTCTTATACTTGGACTGAAGAACATGTTTCGCCATCTACTTTGATGAAATTACTGTCATCTGACTGAATAACATCAAAATGTAACTcctcgagttctagtgagaagccgtgaccagtggagtacaGTCTGAGTTCGGTATGAAATAGTTATCCACAGCCGACAAGTCCTAAATAGCCCAAGATCTAGGTCCATGGTTTCCTGTGGACTGCCACCAGGCACCAAATATCTTGACACAATGAACGCAATTTTGAGTCACCTAGACCAGAGGCCGCGTGGCAACTTGATTGACGGAATCCTATCAGCACTTAAAGGATTATGGAAACATGATATTGTGCACCACTCGGTTATTAACTAATTACACGTATTCTTATCATTAGAGGGATAGAGTGTGGAGTTTTCACAGTATAAAtgacgaactgatcttagctacaTCACCATGGGACTCCGGCTGAGGAGCTCATACTAGGGTGAAACAATCTGTCAATAGCTCCTAGTCTCTAATGGTGATCATGATAAGGTCAGTTCATGGTAAGTATTTTTATTAAGACACTCTGGATTGTTAGAACTGATAGAATTagagtataaataaataaacaaatcagaCAATGATAACGATGATACTAACAAAAATGTAATTATATAGTAGTTTTGGCTTGttaataattatgtttttaTACATGTATGAGAAAGAGGAGAAGCTGTCTTCAATGTCCCTTCATAAAAGGATAACcaaatttaattaaaagtttaacatttttttaaaatttactaaGTATAAAGTACAAAATCGATAGATGCTCAATATTCACCATCATACCATATTGTACTAATGAAGCTCTCGACGTTTAAATCTCTACTAACTAAACATAGCCAAAGGAATAAACATGGAAAACTTATAGACTAAACGcgtaaataaaaaaaaccattTGTTTAATACCTTCacgttacattattattatctttgcaTGTATCATTAATACTTTCTATTAGTTTAATTTCAAttattggcgagactataatttatggacgacctttgaacaaaTCTCGAGTGACCTTGATAAAGATTAACCAATCAGTAAACAATTAGTACAGAgtacaaatatattatacaaaaccaaagaattaaagtggataaacttcttttacatggtctaaaatcttgtcaaggttagaaagaggttcaaaggctTTAAAATCGTAACGCATACGGTAAAGGGACTCATCCATATGACTCCATAACAGTCGGTCTCTAGAGCCATGATAAAGTCGCAAAATCTCCCTCAGCCACGACCATATAGCTTCAATAATTTTGTTTGTACTCctgttgtgtaagtttatcatttttattacccTTATATCCCAACAATACTAATACCACTGAACAGcagaagcttcagtaacatttgCAAATATTGCAGcaaatgttactggtgcttttactACACAGTTcgcagcaattattataattttccTTAGTCTCAATCTCTATCGAGCGAAACTATTTCTTATTCTAGCAGACGTtttcctccaacatatattaccTCGAaagacaacatcacggtagtctgcacaaggtctacaagtcatttgattaccgcaattacaaataaagggaATTCTTAGTAGTCCCACTTATTGtggccgcttaattgtcacgtcttctctaaaatcctctgtgaaccgattgtacatgagcatcaggtactgaaattggcgcggTGACCTTGAACTCCTTAgaacgcttctgattggttcgtccataaattatagtctcgcccaatgatttattaattttaactgAAAAGTTTTTTTCACATTGTTCAAATACTTTACTAATAATTTGCTTAGTTCGTTAAATATACATACAATGACTTTGTCTCTATCTAATTCGTGTACAAAACTTGATAATTTGTAATGACAGTATGAACATTTGAATGATTTCTGCtataattatcaaaatataaatcaatacaTAATTCATACTCTAATCacgtttatttatataatttgaatatattttcaattaaaAGAAGGAATAGAAATTATTTTACACAAAACTTTCCGAAGTACACTAACTGTAAAAATGTCTGTTTTGATTATGTTTGTCATAGTGATATATGGAAGCAAACCCTTTTTAAAGAAATTATTGCCGTTTGATTAAATCTTAGTTTTTATCAAACAATGAGttgattgaaaaaaaatcatGGGTAAACTATAGACCATTAGACAGTAGCTTTGTTCTGTTAATGGAATCTTTGCCAGTGTAAATCCAAAATCACAAATATCAAAGAAGAGATTTTAAATTCTTCCAGTGGATGTAATATATGCCATTCAAGAGTTCATAGTCCTATTGTAGTGAGCAAGAACactggtggggacaatcgaatgtatttgacacaaaAATTGCAgcatatctcactaaaatctgacaaccatacagtaaacacttaatttgcaaactatcagtcaattgtctcaatattgACCATTCcctctgcaaatatcagtccatagtctccgattattattattattattatccatgcATTTACATAcaaattgcgtttcgtttccgttctctccttaACGATCTCCTAGTGAAATATATTC contains these protein-coding regions:
- a CDS encoding peptidyl-glycine alpha-amidating monooxygenase,putative: MSVVDPTSSNDNVLLPPNLFFLNPYKPKSLNELENKSYNPYWADIYQGSALTGFVSLQNVRSPHDLTLSPTNDIIYVSEIYPYKVHRFEIQNDSGFTGLEQRNDLVELVGIEGRYIWKLHTLTPYQLSGLSFLLFIVFVLLLLGCIRLCWCKRKSSGNMRRNKRESNKVFAVSPKISANGIYSRWSSKQNSKKNKQAGFRPLLRNSDGPDYFAEQELEDYVDEDEVSGDNEERYD